In Bradyrhizobium erythrophlei, a single genomic region encodes these proteins:
- a CDS encoding dicarboxylate/amino acid:cation symporter: protein MTSIESDRAIQGQEVAARWHTKPYIRVLIAIAIGALVGYLWPDVGVSLKPIGDALIKMIKMIIAPIVFLTVVQGIASLDDMGKAGRIGLKALIYFEAGTTIALLFGLLVVNLAQPGVGMHVSPASLDTKLIESYVTQSHEQSVVGFLMNVIPSTFVGAFTNGDTLQVLFIAVLFGIALQRFGARGKPVLQFVEATSKVFFIVIGMIMQIAPIGAFGAMAFTVGKYGVGAIVTLSGFMLTFYAACLLFIFAGLGLVARVAGFNIFKLIRYLREELLLVFGLSGSEPVMPRFIAKMTAAGCSESTVGLVIPTGYTFNLDGTCIYLTMAAVFLAQATDTPMSIWQQVVLVVVCLLASKGAAAVPGSGFIVLAAAIGATGHVPVASIALLLGIDRFMSEARALTNFIGTAVATIVVAAWEGELDRARFSETLDNPDASKLSF, encoded by the coding sequence ATGACGTCGATCGAGAGCGACCGCGCCATCCAGGGGCAAGAGGTGGCCGCGCGCTGGCACACCAAACCCTACATCCGGGTGCTGATCGCGATCGCGATCGGCGCGCTGGTCGGCTATCTCTGGCCGGACGTCGGCGTGAGCCTGAAGCCGATCGGCGATGCCCTGATCAAGATGATCAAAATGATCATCGCGCCGATCGTGTTCCTCACCGTGGTTCAGGGCATCGCGAGCCTGGACGACATGGGCAAAGCGGGCCGCATCGGCCTGAAGGCGCTGATCTACTTCGAAGCCGGCACCACCATCGCGCTGCTTTTTGGATTGCTGGTGGTCAACCTGGCGCAGCCAGGCGTCGGCATGCACGTCTCGCCGGCCTCGCTCGATACCAAACTGATCGAATCCTATGTCACGCAATCACATGAGCAGTCGGTGGTCGGGTTCTTGATGAACGTCATCCCCTCGACGTTCGTGGGTGCGTTCACCAATGGCGATACCTTGCAGGTGCTCTTCATTGCGGTGCTGTTCGGCATTGCCCTGCAACGGTTCGGCGCCCGCGGAAAACCGGTGCTGCAATTTGTCGAAGCGACGTCGAAGGTATTCTTCATCGTGATCGGAATGATCATGCAGATCGCGCCGATCGGCGCCTTCGGCGCGATGGCCTTTACCGTCGGCAAATATGGCGTCGGCGCGATCGTGACACTGTCCGGCTTCATGCTGACGTTCTACGCAGCATGCCTGCTGTTCATCTTCGCAGGGCTCGGCCTTGTCGCCCGCGTCGCCGGATTCAACATCTTCAAACTGATCCGCTATCTCCGCGAAGAGCTGCTGCTGGTGTTCGGACTTTCCGGATCGGAGCCGGTGATGCCGCGCTTCATCGCCAAGATGACCGCGGCGGGCTGTTCGGAATCGACCGTCGGCCTCGTCATCCCGACCGGCTATACCTTCAATCTGGACGGCACCTGCATCTACCTGACCATGGCCGCCGTATTTCTGGCGCAGGCGACCGACACGCCGATGTCGATCTGGCAGCAGGTCGTCCTGGTCGTGGTCTGTCTGCTCGCGTCAAAAGGCGCGGCCGCCGTGCCGGGCAGTGGCTTCATCGTACTGGCGGCGGCGATCGGGGCGACCGGCCATGTGCCGGTGGCGAGCATTGCGCTCCTCCTTGGCATCGACCGTTTCATGTCGGAAGCCCGCGCGCTCACCAATTTCATCGGAACCGCGGTGGCAACGATCGTCGTCGCGGCGTGGGAAGGGGAACTGGACCGGGCCCGCTTTTCCGAAACCCTCGACAATCCCGACGCCTCCAAGCTATCTTTTTAG
- a CDS encoding 1-aminocyclopropane-1-carboxylate deaminase gives MLRLDKFERYSLTFGPTPIEYLPRLTEALGGRVQIYAKRDDCNSGLAMGGNKLRKLEYIVPDAIASNADTLVSIGGVQSNHTRMVAATAAKIGMKCVVIQESWVPHEDAVYDRVGNILMTRLMGAESRIVEDGFDIGIRKSWEDAIQSVKDAGGKPYGIPAGASVHKYGGLGYVGFAEEVRAQEKQMGITFDYIIVCVVTGSTQAGMIVGFAADDRAHRVIGIDASGTPAQTRAQVREIVDGTAELVELGRKVRDDEIVILEDYAYPAYGVPSKETSDAIRLAARTEAMITDPVYEGKSMQGMIDLVRKGFFPDGAKVLYAHLGGAPALNGYSYTYRNG, from the coding sequence ATGCTCAGGCTCGACAAGTTCGAACGCTATTCCTTGACCTTCGGCCCTACGCCGATCGAGTACCTGCCGCGCCTGACCGAAGCGCTCGGCGGAAGGGTGCAGATCTACGCCAAGCGCGACGACTGCAATTCGGGCCTTGCGATGGGCGGCAACAAGCTGCGCAAGCTCGAATACATCGTTCCCGACGCGATCGCTTCAAACGCCGATACGCTGGTCTCGATCGGCGGCGTTCAGTCGAACCACACGCGCATGGTTGCGGCGACCGCGGCCAAGATCGGCATGAAATGCGTCGTCATCCAGGAAAGCTGGGTGCCGCATGAAGACGCGGTGTACGACCGCGTCGGCAATATTCTGATGACGCGATTGATGGGCGCCGAGAGCCGGATCGTCGAGGACGGATTCGACATCGGGATCCGCAAGAGCTGGGAAGACGCGATTCAGTCGGTGAAGGACGCCGGCGGCAAGCCCTACGGCATCCCGGCCGGCGCGTCCGTGCACAAATATGGCGGCCTCGGCTATGTCGGCTTCGCCGAAGAGGTTCGCGCCCAGGAAAAGCAGATGGGCATCACCTTCGACTACATCATCGTCTGCGTCGTCACCGGCTCGACCCAAGCGGGCATGATCGTCGGCTTTGCCGCGGATGATCGCGCACACCGCGTGATCGGCATCGATGCCTCCGGCACGCCGGCGCAGACGCGCGCGCAGGTGCGCGAAATCGTCGATGGCACCGCCGAACTGGTCGAACTCGGGCGCAAGGTGCGCGACGACGAGATCGTCATCCTCGAAGACTACGCCTATCCGGCCTATGGCGTGCCGAGCAAGGAAACCAGCGATGCGATCCGCCTCGCGGCGCGGACCGAGGCCATGATTACGGACCCCGTCTACGAGGGCAAATCCATGCAGGGCATGATCGATCTGGTCAGGAAGGGTTTCTTTCCGGATGGGGCCAAGGTGCTCTATGCCCATCTTGGCGGCGCGCCGGCGCTCAACGGCTACAGTTACACGTATCGGAACGGGTAA
- the solA gene encoding N-methyl-L-tryptophan oxidase → MTEQANFVVVGLGAMGSAVLYHLAKRGVDVIGIDRFAPPHRMGSSHGETRITRQAVGEGGDYAPLVLNSHRIWRELEAETGEKLLNACGVLVMGPGSGPTSHHGKPDFVARSIQVAREFGIAHETIDGVEVGRRFPQFLGLAGTEKAYFEPGGGYVFPERCISAQLSRAAQLGAEIRTGVEVLSITERGTVRLETSAGVIEARQAVVTAGGWTAPLLGAPFDRLLTVNRQVLHWYELDDLAAYGPGAPAFIWMHGATDVDYFYGFPPLRGDRSIKIATEQYETQTTADTVNREVDPAESDAMYRKHVKGRLAGATARVSQAAACLYTITPDRGFIIDRHPRLDHVFVVSACSGHGFKHSAGIGEAVAERLTGGQRQVDLTGFSVARFE, encoded by the coding sequence ATGACTGAACAAGCCAATTTCGTCGTCGTCGGTCTCGGCGCCATGGGCAGCGCGGTCCTTTATCACTTGGCCAAGCGCGGCGTGGACGTCATCGGAATTGATCGCTTTGCGCCCCCGCACCGGATGGGGTCGAGTCATGGCGAAACCCGGATCACGCGGCAGGCGGTCGGCGAGGGCGGCGACTACGCGCCGCTGGTTCTCAATTCGCATCGGATCTGGCGCGAGCTCGAAGCCGAAACCGGAGAGAAGCTGCTGAACGCTTGCGGCGTCCTGGTCATGGGGCCAGGCTCCGGCCCAACCTCGCACCACGGCAAGCCGGACTTTGTCGCACGCTCGATCCAGGTGGCGCGGGAATTCGGCATCGCGCACGAGACGATTGACGGCGTCGAGGTCGGTCGTCGTTTTCCGCAGTTCCTGGGCCTCGCAGGCACCGAGAAGGCTTACTTCGAACCCGGTGGCGGCTATGTCTTTCCGGAACGTTGCATCTCGGCGCAATTGAGCCGCGCCGCGCAGTTGGGTGCAGAGATACGCACCGGCGTCGAGGTCCTTTCCATCACCGAGCGCGGTACGGTTCGCCTCGAGACTTCCGCCGGCGTGATCGAGGCGCGGCAGGCCGTGGTCACGGCGGGTGGCTGGACCGCGCCTTTGTTGGGCGCGCCCTTCGATCGCCTGCTCACGGTCAATCGTCAGGTGCTTCACTGGTACGAACTCGACGATCTCGCCGCTTACGGCCCTGGTGCGCCGGCCTTCATCTGGATGCATGGCGCGACGGATGTCGACTATTTCTACGGCTTTCCGCCGCTTCGCGGTGATCGCAGCATCAAGATCGCGACCGAGCAATACGAGACACAGACCACCGCGGATACCGTCAACCGCGAGGTCGACCCTGCCGAGTCGGACGCGATGTACCGAAAGCACGTCAAGGGCCGGCTGGCGGGCGCTACAGCTCGCGTCAGTCAGGCGGCCGCCTGTCTGTACACGATCACGCCCGATCGGGGGTTCATCATCGATCGCCACCCGCGTCTTGACCACGTGTTCGTGGTTTCGGCATGCTCGGGCCACGGCTTCAAGCACTCGGCCGGTATCGGCGAAGCCGTTGCCGAGCGATTGACCGGCGGACAACGGCAGGTCGATTTGACCGGCTTTTCGGTCGCGCGATTTGAATAA
- a CDS encoding LysR family transcriptional regulator, with amino-acid sequence MTDQLDLRSLQIVAAVAETGSMLEASQRYGITQSAVSQAVRRAEAATGVTLLDRSRRPLKATRAGRILANRFHDINRDFGSLLDALRAAAMLPERVDLRLGLVDSYAGTVGAHLVKELATGSMALSLTAWSGLAGSHAEALVRHTIDAAITCDAMEDLDDIERIPFYREPYLLVAPRNLAAELGELELGKILERCRLVRHSERSYVGAQVERHLNRLAIRAPRAFEFDTSDSLIAMVSIGMGVAITTPLCLLQGIAHAANVAVLPLPGPGFSRELLLVTRRGDLSSLAPRIADIARSTISAQAMPRISTLVPWFTAAS; translated from the coding sequence ATGACCGATCAGCTGGACCTCCGAAGCTTGCAGATCGTCGCAGCCGTGGCCGAGACGGGCAGCATGCTGGAAGCCTCCCAGCGCTACGGGATTACGCAATCGGCGGTGTCCCAGGCGGTTCGTCGCGCGGAGGCCGCCACGGGCGTCACGCTGCTGGATCGAAGCCGGCGGCCGCTCAAGGCGACGAGAGCCGGCCGCATCCTCGCCAACCGTTTTCACGACATCAATCGCGACTTCGGCAGCCTGCTTGACGCGCTGCGCGCCGCCGCGATGTTACCGGAGCGGGTCGACCTGCGCCTTGGTCTTGTCGATTCCTACGCCGGAACGGTGGGTGCCCACCTGGTCAAGGAACTCGCGACCGGTTCGATGGCGCTGAGCCTGACGGCATGGTCGGGCCTCGCCGGCTCGCATGCCGAAGCTCTGGTGCGTCACACGATCGATGCCGCGATCACCTGTGATGCGATGGAGGATCTGGACGACATCGAACGGATTCCGTTTTACCGCGAGCCTTATTTGCTCGTCGCTCCGCGCAACCTTGCCGCCGAACTCGGCGAGCTGGAGCTCGGAAAGATCCTCGAGCGCTGTCGCCTGGTGCGACATAGCGAGCGCTCCTATGTTGGCGCCCAGGTCGAGCGGCATCTCAATCGGCTGGCGATTCGTGCGCCGCGCGCTTTCGAGTTCGACACGTCCGACAGCCTGATTGCGATGGTCTCGATCGGCATGGGGGTGGCCATCACCACGCCGCTCTGCCTGCTTCAAGGAATAGCGCACGCGGCAAACGTCGCCGTGCTGCCGCTGCCCGGCCCCGGCTTCTCCCGCGAACTTTTGCTGGTCACGCGCCGGGGCGACCTGTCCTCGCTCGCGCCTCGGATTGCCGACATTGCGCGCAGCACGATCTCGGCGCAGGCCATGCCCCGCATTTCAACGCTCGTGCCGTGGTTCACGGCGGCGAGTTGA
- a CDS encoding FAD-dependent monooxygenase, which yields MSRMSVAVIGAGMGGLAVAAGLTRAGLDVTVYEQATKFARLGAGIQIGCNAVKVLREWGLEPMLRREAFYPRSWNNREYDTGEIRFDMIFGPVAEDKYGAPYLLGHRGDLHSALASAVPAECLRLGHKLVGIEQQADRGVRLTFANGVTTIVDAVVAADGVHSFVKDELFGRQEPNFTGRIAYRTVYPASLLNGYQIDDCTKWWGPDRHIVIYYVKPDRSEVYFVTSQPEPGFTVESWSAMGDVRELRNAFADFHPQVRHVLESCPSVHKWALVDRDPLSRWCDGNVTLLGDACHPMTPYMAQGAAMAIEDAAILSRCLKGVDRDGAANAFRRFEATRKQRTSRVQLSSRTNTWLKGPTNPDWVYGYDAWNEPLADLELV from the coding sequence ATGAGCAGGATGTCGGTCGCCGTGATTGGTGCAGGGATGGGCGGCCTTGCCGTCGCCGCAGGGCTCACGCGCGCCGGCCTGGATGTGACGGTCTACGAGCAGGCCACCAAATTCGCTCGCCTCGGCGCCGGCATCCAGATCGGCTGCAATGCCGTGAAGGTGCTGCGCGAGTGGGGCCTGGAGCCGATGCTTCGCCGCGAAGCCTTCTACCCGCGCTCATGGAATAACCGGGAATACGATACGGGCGAGATCCGGTTTGACATGATCTTCGGCCCGGTGGCCGAAGACAAATACGGCGCGCCCTATCTGCTCGGCCACCGCGGCGATCTGCACTCAGCGCTCGCCAGCGCCGTGCCGGCCGAATGCCTTCGCCTCGGCCACAAGCTGGTCGGGATCGAGCAGCAAGCCGATCGCGGCGTCAGGCTGACATTTGCAAACGGGGTGACAACGATCGTGGATGCGGTGGTGGCGGCGGACGGCGTGCATTCCTTTGTGAAGGACGAACTGTTCGGCCGCCAGGAGCCGAACTTCACCGGCCGCATCGCCTACCGCACGGTGTATCCGGCATCGCTTCTGAACGGATATCAGATCGACGATTGCACCAAATGGTGGGGGCCGGATCGCCACATCGTCATTTATTATGTGAAGCCGGACCGCAGCGAGGTCTATTTCGTGACCAGCCAGCCCGAACCCGGCTTCACGGTCGAATCGTGGTCGGCGATGGGCGACGTGCGCGAGCTTCGAAATGCCTTTGCCGATTTTCATCCGCAGGTGCGCCATGTGCTGGAGTCGTGCCCGTCGGTGCACAAATGGGCGCTGGTCGATCGCGATCCGCTGTCGCGCTGGTGCGATGGCAACGTGACGCTGCTCGGCGACGCCTGCCATCCGATGACGCCCTATATGGCGCAAGGCGCGGCCATGGCGATCGAGGATGCGGCCATCCTGTCGCGTTGTCTCAAAGGGGTCGATCGCGACGGCGCGGCGAACGCGTTCCGGCGTTTCGAGGCCACCCGAAAGCAGCGCACCTCGCGCGTTCAGCTCAGTTCCCGCACCAATACCTGGCTCAAAGGCCCGACCAATCCGGATTGGGTCTATGGCTACGATGCGTGGAACGAACCGCTCGCCGATCTGGAACTGGTTTGA
- a CDS encoding amino acid ABC transporter ATP-binding protein, with protein MTAAWTADQPIVTCTDVRKSFGTFEVLKGITFSVRKGEVICIIGPSGSGKSTLIRCINALVPITSGTIHVEGIDVTDPRLDKLALRRKVGMVFQQYNLFPHKTALENVMMAPIHVLRQERSAVEARSRALLAKVRLSGKENSYPGELSGGQQQRVAIARSLAMRPDVMLFDEVTAALDPETVKEVLVTIRELAEEGMTCMLVTHEMGFAREVADHIYFTDHGVIVEHGPPATFFTEARDERTQRFLSQVL; from the coding sequence ATGACAGCTGCCTGGACCGCGGATCAACCGATCGTGACGTGCACCGATGTGCGGAAATCATTCGGCACCTTCGAGGTGCTCAAGGGCATCACCTTCTCTGTCCGCAAAGGCGAGGTGATCTGTATCATCGGCCCCTCCGGCTCGGGAAAGTCGACGTTGATCCGCTGCATCAACGCGCTGGTGCCGATCACATCGGGCACCATTCACGTCGAGGGGATCGACGTCACCGACCCCAGGCTCGACAAGCTCGCGCTGCGGCGCAAGGTCGGGATGGTGTTTCAGCAGTACAATCTGTTTCCGCACAAGACCGCGCTTGAGAACGTGATGATGGCGCCGATCCACGTGCTCCGTCAGGAGCGCAGCGCCGTCGAGGCGCGATCGAGGGCGTTGCTCGCCAAGGTGCGCCTTTCGGGAAAAGAGAACAGCTATCCCGGCGAATTGTCCGGCGGCCAGCAGCAACGCGTCGCCATCGCCCGCTCGCTCGCCATGCGTCCCGACGTGATGCTGTTTGACGAAGTCACCGCGGCGCTTGACCCGGAAACGGTGAAGGAGGTGCTGGTGACGATCCGCGAACTGGCGGAAGAAGGCATGACCTGCATGCTGGTCACGCACGAAATGGGATTTGCCCGCGAGGTCGCCGACCACATCTATTTCACCGATCATGGCGTCATCGTCGAGCACGGCCCGCCGGCGACCTTCTTCACCGAGGCACGCGACGAGCGCACGCAGCGCTTCCTGTCGCAGGTGCTTTGA
- a CDS encoding amino acid ABC transporter permease produces the protein MTMPKVSSARMPVLLPFRLKRQPRQLRPGVVSCVLLGASFLLFVSSASAQGGKVTLSTMQVIVKWAPLLLTGFGFNILISALAMLLGTIAGLGLGLGLLSELRVIRQVSWVVTQIFRNAPWLVLLFFVMFLVPFQVTVFGLRIPFPDWVKATAGFALPVMANVAEVVRGAVRSVPATQWEAAEALAFSRRQIMWRIILPQCIKRMLPPWMNIYCIVAMSTVLASIVGVSEMLTLTAQVHAAEGGRPELFAPLYGFALLCFFLYCYPINLWTARLERRFQTG, from the coding sequence ATGACGATGCCGAAGGTCTCAAGCGCGCGCATGCCGGTGCTGCTGCCGTTTCGGCTGAAGCGGCAACCGAGACAGCTTCGGCCCGGCGTGGTGTCCTGTGTCTTGCTGGGCGCTAGCTTCTTGTTGTTTGTGTCGAGCGCGTCGGCGCAAGGCGGCAAGGTGACGTTGTCGACCATGCAGGTGATCGTGAAATGGGCGCCGCTCCTGCTCACGGGTTTCGGCTTCAACATCCTGATCTCGGCGCTGGCGATGCTGCTCGGAACGATCGCGGGGCTTGGCCTTGGCCTCGGGCTGTTGTCCGAGCTGCGCGTGATCCGGCAAGTCAGTTGGGTCGTGACTCAAATTTTCCGGAACGCGCCATGGCTGGTGCTCTTGTTCTTCGTGATGTTTCTGGTGCCGTTCCAGGTCACGGTGTTCGGCCTGCGCATTCCCTTTCCCGACTGGGTCAAGGCGACGGCGGGGTTTGCGCTTCCCGTCATGGCCAATGTCGCGGAGGTGGTGCGGGGCGCGGTTCGCTCGGTGCCCGCAACCCAGTGGGAGGCAGCCGAGGCGCTTGCCTTCAGCCGCCGCCAGATCATGTGGCGCATCATCCTGCCGCAATGCATCAAGCGGATGTTGCCGCCCTGGATGAACATCTATTGCATCGTCGCGATGTCGACGGTGCTGGCTTCGATCGTCGGCGTTTCCGAGATGCTGACCCTCACAGCACAAGTGCATGCGGCCGAGGGCGGACGCCCCGAATTGTTCGCGCCGCTCTATGGCTTCGCGCTGCTCTGCTTCTTTCTCTATTGCTATCCGATCAATCTGTGGACGGCCCGCCTCGAGCGGCGCTTCCAAACCGGTTGA
- a CDS encoding amino acid ABC transporter permease, translated as MDAIPDWFRELYQSTGLNFTVFYDAYDWNRYVSGLKMTLLLSVTTILLSLVIGAIGALIQSGPSRLLRGLVNGFVVIFRNTPPLVQLFFFYFGLGTMLPATETASGMREPLLNNVQWAIISLSLFAAAFNVEIFRSGIEAVPKTTIEAAEALGYKRFKAYRHIVLPLAIRVCLPALNNNLVNLLKTTTLAYAIAVPETLYALKQIWSESQNVLEMMILLLATYGVLVGVLVWLMQRWERAMHIPGYHR; from the coding sequence ATGGACGCCATTCCGGACTGGTTCAGGGAGCTCTATCAATCGACCGGACTGAACTTCACGGTCTTCTATGACGCCTACGACTGGAATCGTTACGTCAGCGGTTTGAAAATGACGCTGCTTCTCAGCGTCACCACGATCCTTTTAAGTCTCGTGATCGGCGCCATCGGTGCGCTGATCCAGAGCGGCCCGTCGCGGCTGTTGCGTGGTCTCGTCAACGGCTTCGTCGTGATATTCCGCAACACGCCGCCTCTGGTTCAACTGTTTTTCTTCTATTTCGGCCTCGGCACCATGTTGCCGGCGACCGAGACGGCGAGTGGAATGCGGGAGCCGCTGCTGAACAACGTGCAATGGGCCATCATCTCGCTGTCGCTGTTTGCCGCTGCCTTCAATGTCGAAATCTTTCGTTCCGGCATCGAAGCCGTGCCGAAGACAACCATCGAGGCCGCGGAAGCGCTCGGCTACAAGCGCTTCAAGGCTTACCGTCATATCGTTCTGCCGCTGGCGATCCGCGTCTGCCTGCCGGCGCTAAACAACAACCTGGTCAATCTCTTGAAGACCACGACACTGGCTTATGCGATCGCGGTGCCTGAGACGCTCTATGCGCTGAAGCAAATCTGGTCGGAATCGCAGAACGTGCTTGAGATGATGATCCTGCTGCTCGCGACCTATGGCGTGCTGGTCGGCGTGCTGGTCTGGCTGATGCAGCGCTGGGAGCGTGCGATGCATATTCCGGGTTATCACCGATGA
- a CDS encoding Lrp/AsnC family transcriptional regulator translates to MKESSELDRIDQRILRRLQRNGRMTNAELAKAVSISPATCHRRTQRLFDEGFIRSVRAEVSPAKVDRGTLVIVGVVLDRSTQESFSAFEAAVRKLTFVLDCHLVAGDFDFFLKIRVKDIADFRRLHGEQLLALPGVRQTRTFFVMKEVVDGAPLDF, encoded by the coding sequence ATGAAAGAATCTTCCGAGCTCGATCGGATCGACCAGCGCATCCTGCGCCGTCTGCAACGCAACGGGCGGATGACCAACGCCGAACTGGCCAAGGCGGTCAGCATCAGCCCCGCCACATGCCACCGGCGGACCCAGCGGCTGTTCGACGAAGGCTTCATCCGCTCTGTGCGCGCCGAAGTATCTCCGGCCAAGGTCGATCGCGGGACGCTCGTCATCGTCGGCGTGGTGCTCGATCGTTCGACCCAGGAGAGTTTTTCCGCTTTTGAAGCGGCGGTCAGGAAGTTGACGTTTGTGCTCGATTGCCACCTGGTGGCCGGTGACTTCGACTTCTTTCTCAAGATCCGCGTGAAAGACATCGCCGATTTCAGACGACTGCATGGCGAGCAATTGCTTGCGCTTCCCGGCGTCCGGCAAACCCGCACCTTCTTCGTCATGAAGGAAGTCGTCGACGGGGCGCCGCTCGACTTTTAG
- a CDS encoding transporter substrate-binding domain-containing protein, protein MRTIIRLPIIGILSVLSLASAQAADGVDAIKQRGTLIVGVKADYKPFGFRDPQGNIVGLEPDLAGDVAKRLGVKIELVPVAASNRIEFLQQGKIDMLIATMSDKPERRRVVQAIEPLYYADYVNILLNKKAGIKDWSELKGKAVCATSGAWYNKDVARQYGPEIVSFDGSEKPLYAMKQGNCIGYVYDQTFLQGKLLDDEWKDDYALPLKGILEAPWMMAVALGNASLQTMLEDTTKDWMKTGFIVDEEKKWGVQPTEYSQSMHEKYKGAK, encoded by the coding sequence ATGCGAACTATCATCCGCCTTCCGATCATCGGCATCTTGAGCGTCCTGTCGCTCGCGAGCGCGCAGGCCGCCGATGGCGTCGATGCCATCAAGCAGCGGGGAACGCTGATCGTCGGCGTCAAGGCCGACTACAAGCCGTTCGGCTTCCGCGATCCGCAAGGCAATATCGTGGGGCTCGAGCCGGATCTCGCCGGTGACGTCGCCAAGCGGTTAGGGGTGAAGATCGAGCTCGTACCGGTTGCTGCCTCCAACCGCATCGAATTCCTGCAACAGGGCAAGATCGACATGCTGATCGCGACCATGTCGGACAAGCCCGAGCGTCGCCGCGTCGTGCAGGCCATCGAGCCGCTTTATTACGCCGACTATGTCAACATCCTGCTCAACAAGAAGGCCGGCATCAAGGATTGGAGCGAACTGAAGGGCAAGGCGGTCTGTGCGACGTCCGGCGCCTGGTACAACAAGGACGTCGCGCGGCAATACGGTCCGGAGATCGTTTCATTCGATGGCTCGGAAAAGCCGCTTTATGCCATGAAGCAGGGCAACTGCATCGGCTATGTCTACGATCAGACTTTTTTGCAGGGCAAGCTGCTCGACGACGAGTGGAAGGATGACTACGCGCTGCCGCTCAAGGGCATCCTCGAAGCGCCCTGGATGATGGCGGTCGCGCTCGGCAACGCCAGTCTGCAAACGATGCTGGAAGACACCACGAAGGACTGGATGAAGACCGGCTTCATCGTCGACGAGGAGAAAAAGTGGGGCGTCCAGCCGACGGAATACTCGCAATCGATGCATGAGAAATATAAAGGCGCCAAGTAG
- a CDS encoding outer membrane beta-barrel protein: protein MTSGQSGFATALAATLALLGLGAPAAQAQSVPYWTSTTGFNSNLSSNLTSETNANANAFGNFSSRYNFENGWFVGTERGNLGFGNPGFGANSFSPVSAFGSASAYSYEGSQVGYNFKSAPVSIYAGLDTLKYNNAPIVGSPFSALDSSSANVPGGYRVNAGVEFRPTSNLSLSVGASFSQQPNDINSSLLPGASPFGFRGR, encoded by the coding sequence ATGACTTCAGGCCAATCAGGTTTCGCAACCGCCCTTGCGGCAACACTGGCGCTGCTTGGTCTCGGTGCGCCGGCCGCACAGGCGCAATCAGTGCCGTACTGGACGTCCACCACCGGGTTCAATTCCAACCTGAGTTCAAACCTGACCTCGGAGACGAATGCGAACGCGAACGCCTTCGGCAACTTCTCCTCGCGCTACAATTTCGAGAACGGCTGGTTTGTCGGCACGGAACGCGGCAACCTTGGTTTTGGCAATCCTGGTTTTGGTGCAAACAGTTTCAGCCCCGTCTCGGCCTTCGGCAGCGCCAGTGCCTACTCTTATGAAGGCAGCCAGGTCGGCTACAACTTCAAGAGCGCGCCGGTTTCGATCTATGCCGGTCTCGATACGCTGAAGTACAACAACGCCCCGATCGTCGGCAGCCCATTTTCCGCGCTCGACTCCTCGTCGGCCAACGTGCCCGGTGGCTATCGCGTCAATGCCGGCGTCGAGTTCCGCCCGACCTCGAACCTCAGCCTGTCGGTCGGCGCGAGTTTCTCGCAGCAGCCGAACGACATCAATTCCTCGCTTCTGCCCGGCGCCTCACCGTTTGGCTTCCGCGGAAGGTGA